The nucleotide window AAACGATCCTCAATCTCCTGAAGAACGCGGGAGAGCGGGCCATGAAACACATCATTAAGCCTGACATCTCCCCGTTCATCGAGAACCTGGAAGAATACCTCATGGGTAGGAAGATAGGTCGTGATGATTTCATCCTTTCCAAGGAGCAATAGACCGGCGTAATTGGGGATGAGCACTCCATCCTTGGTTTCCACAAGTTTTAGAGCTTTTACTAACTCCTCGTCTGTCAGTTCAAGGAGAGTATTCTCTCCTTTGCGGGCTTTGATGATCCTGCGAATCCACGCGAAAGCAACCGGGTCGAAAGCATCGAACCTAAGATTAGGAATCTGTTCAGCGGTCAGGTCTATGGATTGAATCTGTATCCTCCGGGAGAGATGATCCCGAGGATAGAACGGAACAGATTGAGGCTTTCCCTGAGTCTCAATAATCCGATGGAGTGCTTTCCCTTGAGAGGTCGAGCAGATCTCAGGGTGTTGATCCACCTCAATCGAGATAACCTGAACGTCATCAACAGGCACAACCGATATACGTGTATTAATATTTGGCACAGTCTTGGTGTAGATCATCGCTCTGATCTTAACCGGATCAATCCCCGTACCTGACCGATTGGGGATTCCGGTTACTGTCCCGTCATCCTCAACTCCAAGGAGAAGCACTCCTCCGTCGGTATTTGCCATTGCAACAATATCAGATACAATCTCATCATCGCTTTGGATCCGGTGGAGTTCAGATTTGAACTCCCTGCCCAGACCCTCACCCGCTGCGGCTAATCTCCGGATCTCCTCCTCATCCATCAGTCTGATGCTCCCAGAATCGAATCAGCCCCAGCATGTATTTGTGTAGATTATCCGGAGTTTTCATAGGCTTCTATAAATTCTTCACGAGGTATTGCTGCTTGTGTACAAACCATTCAAAGCGTAGATCCCTTTATTTTATGGTGACCAGACAGAGTTAATGGAGTGCTCGTATTATCCAGGTTGTTTCTTTCCATTGAAATATGATTTCCCGACCTCACGACACGAAATCCTAATTTTTCCAGAGATTTGATTACTCAGGTTAGAGGAGCGTCATGCGGGAATTTCATTCAGATAACAACCTCAGCGAGTTCAGCTCCTATGAGATCATAATCCAGGAATGCCTTATTCCCAAAGGTTTCGAGGTGAAACCGTATTGCAGATGTTACATTATCTAACGCTTCCTGATACGTGTCACCTTCACCAATAACAACCCCGTTCAATCCCACAGGATAGGCAATATATCCATCAGGATGGTGTTCAATGATTATTTTTATTTGATCCATGTTGATCCTGAATTAGTTTGAAGTCACAAAAAATTACTCATGGGGGTATTGTAGGTGTATCACCAGTATGAGCATGACATCATACAAACATCTCAAACGACCTCTATATCCCCCCTTCTATCCCTCTTCAAACAACGCTGCCTTCTTCTTCGGCCAATACTCCAGCATATTCCAGACCTGCATGGCAACCGCCACAAACCTTCCTCCCTCTTTTCCCGGAATATCAAACACAACCCCATGACCGGACGTCGATAACTCCACTGTTCCCCCTGGACTCACCTCTATCCCTTCTTCCCGGTTGATCACAGCCCAAGCATCGCTACGAACAATCCTTGCTATCTCTCCGGGACCGTCGATGATCACCCGAATTGTGTCATTCACCGGATCTGGCTTCAGCCTGCCCACTTTCCAGAGCACAGAGCAACCGAACAAAAACCAGAAGAGATGAGGCAGATGGATCCGAAACACCGGGTTCATGACCCCTCCCGGAGAATCCGTGACCTGCACGAGTCACAGACTGCCGTCCTTGTCTCAGGATCATGCCATGTTGCCTTGAACGTATCACAGACCTGACATCTCCCTATATCTGAAGTCACTCTGACCAGAGATGCCGGGTCAATCACACCGGGAAGTGCCCTGAACGATGCTGCCTCATCACGTTTTGCCTTCTCAAAACATGATTTGCATATCTTCCGGTTCATCCGGGGAGGAGCAGCAAGCCGCTCT belongs to Methanospirillum lacunae and includes:
- a CDS encoding type II toxin-antitoxin system HicB family antitoxin, giving the protein MDQIKIIIEHHPDGYIAYPVGLNGVVIGEGDTYQEALDNVTSAIRFHLETFGNKAFLDYDLIGAELAEVVI